A window of Aequoribacter fuscus genomic DNA:
GTACGGTTGGTCACTTTCCAATCCATGGTGCGAATATCATCGCCTGGACGGTAGTGACGCAGCTCCTCAAAATTTAGGCCTCGACCGCGTAGCCTTGAGCCATGTCTGCCGCTAAGAATACTATTCACCGGCTGGCGTGGCAGAAAAGAGAAGCCGCGGGCTGTAAATTCTAAGGCTCGCAAACGCGCAAGACTGACCGCAACACGATCGTCTTGTTCGCTATCAGCCTCTTGATTAATGCCCTTAAACCATTTCATCGGAACTTATTTAGGATTAATTTATGCAGGGGTCATTTATGCAGGAAGAACCTGCTTTAAGATTTCATCAATAACAGCATCAGCATTTACTGAATCAGCCAGTGCGTCGTAACTTAAAATTAAGCGATGGCGCAGAACCGAGTGTGCAACACCTCGAACATCATCGGGCGTGACATAGTCCCGACCTGCAAGCCATGCTGAGGCACGCGCACATTTATCTAAGGCAATACTGGCCCTTGGGCTTGAACCCACTCTAATCCAATCTTTCAAAGGTGAATCGGGATATCTTTTAGGGTCGCGTGTAGCCATCACTAAAGCGACAATGTATTTATTGATATTAGTAGATACGGTAATAGCGGCTACTTCCTCTCTTGCAGCAAAAACCATATCTTGAGAAAAACGAGGCTCTTCTATTGCCTCACCGGCCTCCTCCCCTCTAACCAAATTAATAATGGCTTCTTCGGCAGCATCATCAGGATAATCGACATTAACCTTCATCAAAAAACGATCCATCTGAGCTTCAGGCAGAGGATAGGTACCCTCTTGCTCAATCGGATTTTGAGTGGCCAACACCATAAATAGAGGCGGAAGCTCATAGCTTTTACCGGCAACCGTCACGGTACGTTCTTCCATGGCCTCTAACAAAGCAGCTTGGACTTTTGCAGGCGCACGGTTAATTTCATCGGCAAGTACGATATTATTAAATACCGGGCCTTGCTGAAACTGAAGCAGCTGACGTCCTTCAACTTCTTGATAGACCTCGTTACCGGTAACATCTGAAGGCAGCAAATCAGGCGTAAACTGTATACGCCCCAAGCTGGTTTCTAAACAACGCGCCAAGGTTTTTACCGCTCGGGTTTTCGCCGTGCCAGGCAGCCCTTCAAGTAAAACATTGCCATTGATCAGCAAAGAAAACAGTAAGGTTCTAACCACCTGCTCTTGGCCAACAACCGCACGGTTAATCGCATCATTAAGCGACTGAAACGCTTCAAGGTTCGTGTTAGCTTGCATAGTTTATCCTTAAAAAACCATTAATTGGTACGAACCACTTCACTAGGTCGCCACGGAGTATAGGAAGAATAAACGCCGTTTTTCTCCAAGTCCAGCCACTGTAGACCGCGAATGACGGCCTGCTTTGCCAGTGGGTGATTCTGAATCCGGCCCGTGTAGCCATCGATCCCGCCGAAAATTCACCCGTTTTTCCCGACAGCCGGGGCCAACCCAAGCCGCCGGCATAACGCATCCCTGCCGCGGCTGAATTACCGCAGCATCGTGATCGGAATCGTTTGGGACGGGTCAGGTAAACAGACCCGGCGACAGGCCAGCCGGTGGTGCCCGGCTCTCGGGCAACGGGCTGGACTCGTTGGTTTCGGCTTTTTGCTTCAGATGGTCGAGGATCTGCTTGATCACTACCGGATCTTCAATACAGGCAATCACCTTCATGGCACCGCCGCATTCGCTGCAAGTCTCGATGTCGATTTGGAATACACGCTTGAGCCGCTGTGCCCATTTCATCGACGCTCGCCGCCCAGCGGGTGTTGGCGGCTCATCCGATACCTTGACCTTTTTGCTCCCCTTGCCCCTCATGGCAGGTGTAACCAGGGCGCGGTGCTTGCTGTTGGGCGCAAACACCCCATGAAACCGGGTAAGGTTCACACGTGGCTTCGGCACCAACGCCGACAGTCTTGCGATGAAGTCCAGCGGCTCAAAGATCACATGCGTGGTGCCGTCCCGGTACGGCGTCTTGAGCTGGTAGCGCACGTTGCCATTCTTCGTGAGCGACAGCCGTTTCTCAGACACCGCCGGGCGGCTGATGTAGTGGCACAGCCGTTCGAGTTTGCTGCGCTCATGGGCCTTGGCCGCTACGCCGGCATGTAGCGAGAAACCGGCAACCTTACCGGGCATGTCACCAAACTGATCTTCCGGGTCGCAGGCGGGCAGTGTCTGCAGGGTGAACACCTTGCGCCCTGCCTGTGGCCCCACGGCGATGCGATACGTGATGGAATGCCCCAGCAGTGGAGTCATCGCATCTTCATCCACCGCATCCAAGGCCAGGTAACTGTTTTCAGCATCCCGCTCCAGTAGGCCTTGCCGCTCCAAATAGCGGCCGACCCGATGGGCGATGGTGTGCGCCAGTTGGGTGAGTTCGGCGCTGGTCGGCGCCCTGACCCAGAGGAACCGGGCTGTTCCATTGGGACGCTCAACGTACACGCCATCGAGGAACAGCATGTGAAAGTGAATGTTGAGGTTCAGTGCACTGCCGAAGCGCTGGATCAGGGTGACGGCACCGGTCTTGGCCGCTTGGTGGGTATAGCCCGCTTTCTTGACCAGATGCGTGGCGATGACGCGGTAAACGATGCCCAACACCCGGCCCATGACCTCCGGCCGGCTGGCGAACAGAAAGCGCAATTGAAAGGGAAAGCTGAGTACCCATTGGCGCATGGGCTGTACGGGCAGAACCTCATCGACCAGTAGCGCGGCGCTTTCGGCCATACGCCGTGCGCCACAACTAGGACAGAAGCCCCGACGTTTGCAGCTGAACGCAACCAGGTGCTCAGCGTGACACGACTCACAACGCACCCGCAGAAAGCCGTGTTCGAGACGGCCGCATTTGAGGTAGTCGTCAAACTCGCGTTGCACATAGCCGGGCAGTTCCCTGCCCTGCGCCGCCAAATGGGCAGCGAACGTCGGGTAGTATTCTTCGACGATCCGATAGAGCAGGGTTTGCTCGGGCCGGTGACGCTGGTAACGACCAGTGTTCTCGTCCCGGCTGGCCATCCTGGCCGCCACTTGGGGCATGATCCGCATCCTTGCGATACTGTGTTTTTATACAGTTTATCGCTCAGCTGCGAGATATTGAAGT
This region includes:
- a CDS encoding transposase, producing MPQVAARMASRDENTGRYQRHRPEQTLLYRIVEEYYPTFAAHLAAQGRELPGYVQREFDDYLKCGRLEHGFLRVRCESCHAEHLVAFSCKRRGFCPSCGARRMAESAALLVDEVLPVQPMRQWVLSFPFQLRFLFASRPEVMGRVLGIVYRVIATHLVKKAGYTHQAAKTGAVTLIQRFGSALNLNIHFHMLFLDGVYVERPNGTARFLWVRAPTSAELTQLAHTIAHRVGRYLERQGLLERDAENSYLALDAVDEDAMTPLLGHSITYRIAVGPQAGRKVFTLQTLPACDPEDQFGDMPGKVAGFSLHAGVAAKAHERSKLERLCHYISRPAVSEKRLSLTKNGNVRYQLKTPYRDGTTHVIFEPLDFIARLSALVPKPRVNLTRFHGVFAPNSKHRALVTPAMRGKGSKKVKVSDEPPTPAGRRASMKWAQRLKRVFQIDIETCSECGGAMKVIACIEDPVVIKQILDHLKQKAETNESSPLPESRAPPAGLSPGLFT
- a CDS encoding AAA family ATPase, which gives rise to MQANTNLEAFQSLNDAINRAVVGQEQVVRTLLFSLLINGNVLLEGLPGTAKTRAVKTLARCLETSLGRIQFTPDLLPSDVTGNEVYQEVEGRQLLQFQQGPVFNNIVLADEINRAPAKVQAALLEAMEERTVTVAGKSYELPPLFMVLATQNPIEQEGTYPLPEAQMDRFLMKVNVDYPDDAAEEAIINLVRGEEAGEAIEEPRFSQDMVFAAREEVAAITVSTNINKYIVALVMATRDPKRYPDSPLKDWIRVGSSPRASIALDKCARASAWLAGRDYVTPDDVRGVAHSVLRHRLILSYDALADSVNADAVIDEILKQVLPA